AGAGGGAGGGATGTAGTAAAATGGATAGTAAAGAGTTAACTGGAACTTGATTATGGGTTGGATGAAAACTGCACCCCTGGACTGTTCACTTTTCTTACTTTCAGTCTCTGTGTTAATCTGATGTAAGCTGCAATAAAGAAGTTGTGTTACATTCTGCAATTCATGTGAGTACAGAGATCTACTTCATTCCCACAGTGAgatcacaaaaaaaaaaccttttcttcaTTTCTCTGACTGTGATTCAGGACAATTGCCTCCAGCACTTTCTTGTGTGCCTGTTTCTATTTCTTTCAAATTTGCAACACCAGCACTTGGCAAGGGCACACTTGCATGTGTAGAATCATTTCCCTCAGCCAAGGTGAAGCTTTGGGACTGTGCATTCACTGAGACCTCCACAATGCTATCCTCATTCTCTTTTACATCTGGAGAAATCAGCAGATCAGTTGACTCTACTCTCAAATCTGCAATATTCAAAATAGTAGACTCTTGCGTTTCAACAGAACAGCTAGTGGAAATCTGAGAATCCACGTCTGGTGGGATAGAATGAAGAAAAGACAGTCCAGATTCTCCGCTTCCAATTTGGGGCCCTACTTGTGGTCTGTCATCCACTGAAGCACAATGAGGGGAACAAAATCCCCCCTCCACCTGCTCAAATTGCCTTCTTTCTACATGTTGTTCCACTTGCAGCTTCTCATCGATTGGGACAAAGTGAGTAGAGGAAAGATCTAGTCCACTCTGGTCAGACTGTCTACCTTCCACGTGTTGCTTTGCTTGAGGCTGGTCATCAGCACTGCCACTTTCCACGTCAGTGTACCAGATGCTTTTCATTGTCTCCAAATCAGCCTTTGAGGCCTGACAAACATCCAGTTCTTCAGGCACATCTGGAGAATCTGCTTCGGGCCTGTGGCTTCCTTCTCCAGTGGTGCTTACTACATTTATATAATCGGATTCAACAGAGGGTAAAAGAGAGAGGCTTGTTACAGTTATACTGCATGCTTCTACACTGGGTAGAAAAGGCACTTTAGGAGACTCCTGCATCTCACATGTTTGCAACTCATCTGCAATCATTTCGTCCATCTTGTTCCTTTCTTCTACATGTTCCTGTGCCTTTGAAATTCCACTTTCGTGTTCACTTTCTTCTCTGTTCTCAGGCGGATCATCTGTTGGCAATTCGACTGTCAGTGTCAGCAAGTTTCTTATTTCATTCAAGGTATCAGGAGCTGGTACCTTTTTCTCTTCCACTAGTACCTCATTTTCTGTTCTTGAGCTTCCATCAAAATTTGTTTCTTGAACATCTGGAAGCTGTGGAGTTATTGTTTCCTCTGCAGCCGTAAGAATCACAGAGAGGGAATCCTGCTTGCCATTGAAATAGGAAAtcatcccctcttccctcccttctGGAGGAATACTAGAGACATTAGCGGAAATTCTTTCTTCATCATCCAGTGTCCTTGTAGCCTCCTGGGAGCCCTCCTGAATGACTTCTTCTGGCACAAACACTTCATTACTTTGAACGTCGACATGTGATACCTCTGTCAAGCTGGCGGCTGGTTTCCTAGCTGGGCTTGCTTGAGCTGATCCTGAAGGGGTTTTGAGGTCACTCAGGCTGGATACACTTTCAGAAGGAAGTTTTGTTTCCTCAAAGAGGTTGTGTTTCTTCAAGTGGGCAGCCTCTTTTATCACTAGAACAGAAGATGGAAAAATAGAGAGATTCAGCCATAGGGATGTAACAaagtatgggggggaggggtgacaTACAAAGTTCTCCAAAATTCAGGTGGTTGGGATTGGCCTTTCCCAGATAGACTACTCCCTTCTCCGGCTTCTGTCCCTAAGTCCCATTTCTGACCCACACTAGATTTAGACAGGCCCTGGCTGCTAGCCTAAGTCTTGAGGAAAACCGTGATGGATGGAGAAAAAGACAGCTCCTCTCTTGATGTTGGTAAGAGAGAGAGGTCAAAGAAATGGGTAGTATTAGGAATTGGAATGGGATTTTTTCTTCTTGAACTAGTATACTCAAGACACAGTGAAACTGATCTTCACATTCATGATCTTTCAGCTAAACCAAATACTCCAATAACTGGTGAAGTTCATATCTGGATCTAACTTTTTTCCCTCCATTTGTAATGGGATAAATGTGATGTATTATCTCATTTGCATACCAGAATCAGAACAATGCCAATTACAAGCTTCAGGAGATTATTCAGTTTGAGAGGAGGGCCTAGAAAGACCACCATCCCAGCAGCTGCCATTCTACCATCAGAGGCAAAGCAGCACCCAGCTCCAACCTGCTTGGCCCTTGGAAGACTATCTCGACCTCTCATCCTGGGAAGGACCCCAGTATTTACTCTGCAATGGAGGCTTAATACAGTGGGGACGGGGAAGAAACAGtgaaactgtatttttaaaatgttgtaagctgctttgagaactTCATGGTTGAAAATCAGATATTAAATGAGTAAATCAGAAGCAAATTTACCTTTTAGAGTTTCAACAAGCAGAGTTTCAAGTAAAATCTCTTCATAGACATTTTCAACTTGTATCACACTGGTATGATCAGCAAAGATGAACTGTTCATATTTCTGAAGCTCCTATGTAACAAGATACAACAAGAAAATGAAGAGAACGTTGTTCAAATCTACTCAGGAACTAGCTAGATGATGCACAGATACAGATCTGTATACAGATCTTCCAGTTGTTGGTTTCTGAAAACTCACTCATCAGGTTTGTGGGGTCCAATTTCGGATTGGGACAGCAGAGAAAGTTCTACGTATCTATATGTATTATGGTTTTAAGTACACTGAATCTATGTAAGCCAATAAGTGTCCTACAGCatagaagaaaagcagggtataattttttaaaaaaaataaacagttatttcaaactggtttacagaGCATGCAGATTGTTGGAAGTTCAAAAGCTGTCTCTTCGTGTAGATGCAGCTGAGAAAACTTGTAGTGGTAGGGAGAAATAATTCCCCAGCCTCCTGGGGTTAGAACATGGAAGGGTCTCCCCAGTCACTGTTATGACTGCAACTTCTTCTCATGTCACCACAGCAAAGGCACGGCACTGACTCGGTTTACTGACTTATAcagaaaagaagaggaaagagCTCAGACCGTGCATTTGAGAAACCTGGTCCTAGAATTCCAGGAGCCCCAATGGCAAGAAACAAATATAGCCAGGGTTTCCTAATCCTCTTCTGGGATTTACAGGCTGCATAACAGAACTGCACAATGTACTTGACCTCAGCCTCTACCATCAATCATCTCTTAAATTTC
This Euleptes europaea isolate rEulEur1 chromosome 2, rEulEur1.hap1, whole genome shotgun sequence DNA region includes the following protein-coding sequences:
- the NIBAN1 gene encoding protein Niban 1; this encodes MTGDLFYEMNAEVLVLSIAPHPRKTEAVIKNFSPHYRRQYAVSFCERIQNEVEQNRDLQSQFLKTKPLAETAVIFYEGEVSHFAEDLKKWKDRYVVIKSNYAVESFENKEAFQKGLSSKSCILSVGGKVLTTEEGYNSLSDKHFPDPNASSEKENAQAFVTLPKEFPVYLWQPFRRHSYFCFPDPETQKQFSAVLNDCIRHLNHDFFKQASFEAEAFLEAIQFFRQEKGHYGTWEMVTGNEIQILSNLVMEELLPSLQSMLLPKMKGKRNDRKRAWFGIVEDTYQLVQDEVSEGLCALKEECMEATKGLEGTIRSGMDQIVNSKNFLAGKIKESVADPVQKCWGESIQPFLASILEELMGPVSSGFSEVRLLFEKEVNEISQNFQATNDNTKLKENMDLLMSLPYNSVKMEPCYLKVNLLQEQLQDLKSRFKFYHIDLIIQRTQNQMQELMENAVYTFEQLLSLGHQKDTAKMASAIEKVKLRVLKQYDYDSSTVRKKIFQDALIQISLPTLQRTLASACKPELQKYEQFIFADHTSVIQVENVYEEILLETLLVETLKVIKEAAHLKKHNLFEETKLPSESVSSLSDLKTPSGSAQASPARKPAASLTEVSHVDVQSNEVFVPEEVIQEGSQEATRTLDDEERISANVSSIPPEGREEGMISYFNGKQDSLSVILTAAEETITPQLPDVQETNFDGSSRTENEVLVEEKKVPAPDTLNEIRNLLTLTVELPTDDPPENREESEHESGISKAQEHVEERNKMDEMIADELQTCEMQESPKVPFLPSVEACSITVTSLSLLPSVESDYINVVSTTGEGSHRPEADSPDVPEELDVCQASKADLETMKSIWYTDVESGSADDQPQAKQHVEGRQSDQSGLDLSSTHFVPIDEKLQVEQHVERRQFEQVEGGFCSPHCASVDDRPQVGPQIGSGESGLSFLHSIPPDVDSQISTSCSVETQESTILNIADLRVESTDLLISPDVKENEDSIVEVSVNAQSQSFTLAEGNDSTHASVPLPSAGVANLKEIETGTQESAGGNCPESQSEK